Proteins co-encoded in one Corylus avellana chromosome ca9, CavTom2PMs-1.0 genomic window:
- the LOC132161933 gene encoding trihelix transcription factor GT-3b produces the protein MEGHHHHHHHQQQPQHISVNVDTSDRFPQWSLQETKEFLMIRADLDRNFMETKRNKLLWEIVASKMKEKGFNRSAEQCKCKWKNLVTRYKGCETMEPEAMRQQFPFYNELQGIFSARMQRMLWAEAEGGASGSKKKAGQLSSDDEDDNEESEGEKGGAKKKTKKGKSNNIGSSSGSGNNMNSLKEILDDFLKQQMKMEMQWRDALEVRENERRLKEMEWRQTMEALENERILMEQRWREREEQRRMREEARAEKRDALVTALLNKLRREGN, from the exons ATGGAGggtcatcatcaccatcatcaccATCAGCAGCAGCCGCAGCATATCAGTGTTAACGTTGATACGAGCGACAGATTTCCTCAATGGAGTCTTCAAGAAACAAAGGAGTTCTTGATGATCCGAGCAGACCTAGATCGAAATTTCATGGAAACAAAGAGGAACAAGCTTCTCTGGGAAATCGTTGCCTCAAAGATGAAAGAAAAGGGTTTCAATCGCAGCGCTGAGCAGTGCAAGTGCAAGTGGAAAAACCTCGTTACCCGTTATAAG gGGTGTGAGACAATGGAACCGGAAGCCATGCGGCAACAATTCCCATTTTACAATGAACTCCAAGGGATTTTCAGTGCACGGATGCAAAGAATGCTGTGGGCGGAAGCCGAGGGAGGAGCGAGCGGGTCTAAAAAGAAAGCGGGACAGCTGTCATCGGATGACGAGGACGACAACGAAGAAAGCGAGGGAGAGAAGGGCGGCgcaaagaagaagacaaaaaaggGGAAGAGCAATAATATTGGAAGCAGCAGTGGTAGTGGGAATAATATGAACAGTTTGAAGGAGATATTGGATGACTTCCTGAAGCAACAGATGAAAATGGAGATGCAGTGGAGGGATGCTTTGGAGGTGAGGGAAAATGAGAGGAGGTTGAAGGAGATGGAGTGGAGGCAAACGATGGAAGCGCTGGAAAACGAGAGAATACTGATGGAGCAGAGGTGGAGAGAGAGGGAAGAGCAAAGGAGGATGAGAGAGGAGGCTAGGGCTGAGAAGAGGGATGCTCTTGTCACAGCTCTTCTAAACAAGCTCAGACGAGAGG GGAATTAA